The segment ACAAGTACATCCCTGCGTCTTTTGAACTCGTCACGCATTTCAAATACTGATTCCTGTGGTCCGGTGATGGCTGCAAGTGCAGCTTTTTGTGCAATTGAGTTGGCACAGGCCTGTACGTACTGGTGAACTTTCAGCATCTGTTCAGTGTATTCCTGATTGGCAGCAGTATAGCCCACGCGCCATCCGGTCATGGAGTATGTTTTGGAAACTGCATTGATGGTGATCACATTATCCGTGAACTGTGCAGGGCTTACGTGTTCCCCTTCATAGATGAAGTACTCATAGACCTCATCAGAAATGAGAGTGACATTATGATCATCTGCAATATCTGCATAAGCCTTCATATCGGCTTTTGAAAGTACTCCGCCGGTGGGGTTACATGGGGAGTTAACGATAATTGCTTTTGTTTTCGGAGTGATTCTCTCAAGAACGTTCTCCGGTCTCATTGTCAGGTCTTCCCCGAGCGGAACTCCGACAACTTTTCCTCCCATAAATCCCGTTAGTGCATTGTATGATACAAATCCGGGATCTGCGATCATGACCTCGTCACCGGGATCGACAAGTGCTGCAAGAGCTATCTCGAGTGCCTCGGATGCTCCGGATGTTACTATGATGCCGTCCGGGCTGACCTCGAATCCATTGTCCCGTTCGAATTTGCGGCTCAATGCTTCTCTTAATTCTACAATGCCTGATCCGTAGGTGTATCCTGTAAATCCCTCGTTAATGGCATCGATGGCTGCCTGCCTTATGTGTGCAGGCGTGTCAAAATCGGGCTGGCCAAGGCCAAGGTTGATAGCATCTGATCCGGCAGCTTCGAACATCTTCCTGATGCCGGATATATCTACATTGAGAACCCTTTGTGCAAATTCTTTGGAACTCATGTCAGATCCTCTTTACTCAAGTTTGGCGTGACGTGATTTCAGATCGTCCTCGGAAGCTCCGGTAATGGAGATAAGTTCTGCTACCATTGCATCCAGGAAAACGAGTGATGATATCTCAAAGGATGTTCCAAGTGGTGTGAGGTGTGAATATTCTCCTCGCATATGCCTTTCGAGGTAGCCTCCGGTATCGTCCTTTGTTCTTCCTTTGATCTCCATGGCGATGTCAGAAAGATTGCCAAGGGTTGATTCCTTGTTTGATGTTACTGTGATAAGGGTTGCACCGATATCTTTTGTGATCCTGCCAAGGTCTGAGATAGATCTTGTTTCTCCTGATCCGGATATTGCAATTACTGCATCTCCTTTACGGACTGCAGGAGTAGTTGATTCTCCGACGACATAGGATCGCAGTCCAAGGTGCATCAGGCGCATTGCAAATGCTTTTCCCACGAGACCGGAACGACCTGCTCCCATGACAAAGATGCTGTCAGCTTCCATGATTTGTGTTAACATCTGTCTGATGTCTTCTTTGTCAATGCTTTCGGCTACACTTTCGAGATGATGTGCCATAAGCTCGATGGATGAGATCAAATGTTCGCACTCTGTTGAAGATATTATATCTTTCATTAACTATATTCCTCCTGCACTTAAGGGCAAGTATCAGCGCTTACCTTACTCTTTGTATATAATCTCTTTTATGCTCCAGCCTTTTATCTTCCTGAATTCATCTGAAAGCTTGGTAATATCCGAATCGTCGCCGTTCCAGTAGATGTCCAGATTAGCATCACCGGTCTTCAGTTCTTCGATAATATTCTCTGCCAGGTGGAACAGTGCTTTGTTGCTATGGAATGGCACATTGAACATGGCGCGATATCCATTATCTGCTTTAGCATATGATACCAGCACATATCCATTGCTTTCATAGTTGGTTATGGAATCAAAATCACAAATAAGCTCGGTTTCGTAGACTGCTGATTTATCTACTTTTGAGATGGCAATAAGGGTCTGGCCTACTACGACATCAGGGGTCTGCCGGCCAAACCATACCGATATCTTACCATAAGTGCAGACCACATTCACGTCGTCACTTCCCATCTCATAGGATGAAAGGGAATGGACCTGGACGTTGGTCCTGGATCTATCGTAAGAGTTTTTCATTAATTTACCACGCGG is part of the Methanococcoides orientis genome and harbors:
- a CDS encoding pyridoxal phosphate-dependent aminotransferase, whose amino-acid sequence is MSSKEFAQRVLNVDISGIRKMFEAAGSDAINLGLGQPDFDTPAHIRQAAIDAINEGFTGYTYGSGIVELREALSRKFERDNGFEVSPDGIIVTSGASEALEIALAALVDPGDEVMIADPGFVSYNALTGFMGGKVVGVPLGEDLTMRPENVLERITPKTKAIIVNSPCNPTGGVLSKADMKAYADIADDHNVTLISDEVYEYFIYEGEHVSPAQFTDNVITINAVSKTYSMTGWRVGYTAANQEYTEQMLKVHQYVQACANSIAQKAALAAITGPQESVFEMRDEFKRRRDVLVKGLNELGMECETPKGAFYMFPKVDDSAEVATKLISNGVVVVPGTAFGQNGDGYIRISYATSMEDINRALEIMKKVL
- the hxlB gene encoding 6-phospho-3-hexuloisomerase translates to MKDIISSTECEHLISSIELMAHHLESVAESIDKEDIRQMLTQIMEADSIFVMGAGRSGLVGKAFAMRLMHLGLRSYVVGESTTPAVRKGDAVIAISGSGETRSISDLGRITKDIGATLITVTSNKESTLGNLSDIAMEIKGRTKDDTGGYLERHMRGEYSHLTPLGTSFEISSLVFLDAMVAELISITGASEDDLKSRHAKLE